Sequence from the Priestia megaterium genome:
ACCCGCTCTCCTTCAATTGCTTTAACAGATTGATCTAAGAGATTAGCCATAAACGGCTGCGCTGTTGTTATAACCGTTTGATCTTTTTGCCCTAATTCGCTAGTGGGCTTAATTTCATAAGACTTTACATATACATCTTTACCTTGTTGTTTATACGTTTTACTAAGTGCGTTCGCTTTTTCTTCTCCAGTGGCAGCACCAACGACAAGAGAATAGGTTTTAGGTGAAAAGATCTCGCCTGCTTCGTTCTCTTCTTTCCATTTATCCATTGCTTTATTTGCAGCAGTTTTTGATGAAAAAGCACCTGCTTGTACAATGTAAAAGGAAAAAGGTTCTAAAGTAGAAGCAGCAGCGGATGTCCCCTTCGATTCCTGTTCGCTTTTCTTTTCAGCTTTCCCAACACTTTCAGTGGTAGACGCTGTTTGAGCAGCTTTTTCTTCTTTCGTTCGCTCACTTGTTTGTGCTTTGCTTACGGGCTGTTCGCTTCCTGTCATCATTTTCACACCGACCATGCCGATGCCGCTGCCTATTCCGACTGCTAGCAGTACAATCACGGCCGTTCGTTTAATTACACCGCCGTTTACCGTTTTAATCGAAACATTTTTAGGATGTAATCGCGGCTTTTTCTTTTTTTCATTTCTTACATCTTCAATAAACACCACTTTATTTTCTTCCACATGAGAATCTGTGGATGCCGGTTCCGGAAGAACCCAAGTAAATTCGTCTTTTTCTGGCGCTTGTTCTTCCTTGGATTGACCGTTGATTTTAATTGAAATTTTTCGTTCCTGCTTGTCCACTGCCCCACCGCCTTTAGTTAACGTAGTCTTAGTACCGGTTGCAAGCTGAGGTAAACCGACATAAAACATACACTTTTTTCCATGCTATCATAGAAGAAAAAAAAAATAACAAGACATTTGTCGTCTTGTTACAAAAGGTTTTCGCTATTTAGTTACAGAAATTTTAAATTTGTCGAAGACTTGAAGTTCAATAAAAATAGTTGCTAACATACCAATCTATCAATTCGTTTCCATGAAAATAAGCAGCGATTGTCCCTATAAAAATAAATGGAACGAAAGGAATTGGTACACCTACCTTTGCCTTTTTCATTAATAACGCTCCTATACTAACGGTTCCGCCTATTAATATAGCTAAAAAAAGCGATAGTAAAACAAGCTTTACTCCAAGCACAATACCAATCAAACCATACAATTTAATATCTCCTTCTCCAAGCCCTCCTCTGCTGAGAAATGCGATTAGAAAGAGGAGAAAAAATGCTATTCCTCCTCCCATTAAGGAATCACTCCACGAAGTTAATGGAATGAAAAGACGCTCAAGTAGAAAGATAGGCAAAAAGAAAAGCAGCACCTTATTTGGGACAATCATATAGGCTATATCTGAGACAACTATAATTGTTAAAAAAGAAACAAAGGTTAATATGACAATCAGTTCTAACGTCATATTCAATCTAAAAAAAGCATAGACAAATAAACTTCCTGTCGAAAATTCTACGAACGGGTAGATGAAGGAGATTTTTTTGCGACACATACTACATTTTCCTGCATTTTTAATGTAGGAGACTATCGGAATTAATTGTTGTGGAGAAAGCATGTATAAACAGTGTGGACAATGAGATCTTGGAGATAAAATAGATTTTTTCTGAGGAATTCTAAGGCCTGCTACGTTATAAAATGAACCTAACGTGATACCTGAAACAAATGCATAGAGGTAAATTAAACTCATACTATTTCTTCCATCTCAGGCGTGCTGCTTACTAATTGTAGGTTTTCTTTTGAGTGAAGAAATGTATCTTTTTCCCTTAAATAGCTGCCAATAAACGGAATGAGAAAAGCTGCTAGAAGACCTATTACGATAACCAGTATGATCACTTTCATTAGAGAAATTTCTTTATTCCTCGTTGACAGTTTATCCATTTCAATATCTCTCCTTTATTGATTAGTATCGAACAGCTCCTTCATTAATAAACTGAATCATAATACCCATAAAAGTCATATTCTGTATGCCTCCTTCCTTAAAACACACTTTTTATAGGTAATAAGGATTATACCACTAAAAAACAAAAACAGCATAAAAAAACGTCTGCAAAAGCAGACGTCTTTTAATAGTAAGGAGCCATAAATAAGTAGACAATTACACCTGTAAGACTTACATAAAGCCAGATTGGCATTGTCCATCGCACAATTTTTTTGTGTTTTTCAACTTGCATTGTCCAGCCCCACACAAGTGCAAACAGTGCCAGCGGAACAATAATCGCTGCTAGGAAACTGTGTGTGATCAAAATAAAGAAGTAAATGGGACGAACGATTCCTTCTCCACCAAACGTAGCTGTTTCTGTGGAAATATAATGGAACGTTAAATATGAAACTAAAAAGAGCAGTGTAGAAGTGAATGCTGCTAAAATAAAACCTTTATGAGCATTAATATTTTTCCTGAAAATTGAAATCAACGCTGCAACTAAAAAAATAAACGTAAAACTATTCAAAATAGCATTTAACCGTGGAAAGATAGTCAAATCAAAACTTACTTTTCCTTGATAGCCAATATTCGAAAAGAATAGCAGTAAAATAATAACATTCGCTATCACTGAAAAGGTAAGAATAATACCGGTAAAGTTTTTATTACTTTTCGGTACAATTTTTTCATTATTCTTACTCATGTTAACAATCTCCTTATTTAGTGATGTACATGTTTATTATATATCACTTACCTAGGGGGTGAAAGTGACAATACTTTGAACTTAGTGCTTCCTTATTATCCGTATCCTTTCCTCACATTATGTTAAAAGCAGCAAGCTTTCACTTGCTGCTTTTGCTCATTTTAGAAGAAAAGCCCGCACTTCTGATATAAAATACAGAGACCCTGTAATCACGACCATGTCTTGTTCACCTGTCGCCTTTTCCTTTACGTAAGCAATTGCTTTTTTCCACTCCTCGTCCATATGCCTATTATGATGAGTACTCATCTCATAAAGCTCTTGAGCTGCGCGAGCACGAGGAAAGTCAAACGACGTAAATGTAATACTTGCAGCGATTGTTTCAAGTTCTTGGACCATTCGATCAGCGCTTTTATCATTTAAGCAGCTGAAAACTAAATGAATGTTTCGATCTTCATAATGAAGGCGTAAAGTAGATAACAAGCTATCAATGCCTTCTGCATTATGAGCCCCATCAATAATCGTTAAAGGATGCTCATTTACTATCTCAAAGCGGCCGTTCCACTTTGTATGCTGAATCCCTTTTATCATTTGCTCATTGGAGATAGAAAGCTTTTTCTTTTCTTTTAAATAACAAACGGCCATGACGGCCAAAGCTGCATTTTTAACTTGATGATAGCCAAGCATATTTAATTTCAAGTCTTCAAATGTGTCATACGGCGTTTTTAACGTAAAGCTTTCCCCATTCACTACCGGCTCATAGTTTTCAATGTCAAAATCTTTTCCTAACACAAATAACGAAGCCTGCTTTGACTTTGCTTCTTCAGTAATGACATCAAGTGCCTTTACTTGCTCTGCACCAGTAATAATAGGGACTTCTTTTTTAATAATCCCCGCTTTTTCTGCTGCAATTTCTTCTACCGTATCACCTAGTATTGCCATATGATCAAATCCAATGCTTGTAATAATACTCACCATAGGATTCACAACGTTTGTTGAGTCATACCGTCCTCCAAGACCTGTTTCAAACACAACATAGTCAACTGACTCATGATAGCCGAAATAAAGAAAAGCCATGACTGTAATCACTTCAAATTCCGTTGCTGACCCTAAGCTTGTATGTTCTAGTCGCTCCACAACAGGCTTTATTTCCTGAACAAGAGCGGTCATTGCTTCATTTGAAATAGGCTGTCCATTCACGCTGATCCGCTCATTAAATGTTTCGATATAAGGAGAAGTAAACGTTCCAACTTTATATCCTGCTTCTTCTAACATGTTTCGTAAATAAGAAACGGTAGAACCTTTACCATTCGTCCCAGCAACATGAATAGCATTTAGATTTTGCTGCGGAAAATCAAGCTGCTCTAGCATCCATTCCATTCGTTCTAACCCCGGCTTGATTCCAAAGCGAAGTCTATTATGAATCCAATCAAGCGCTTCTTCATATGTCGTTATCATCTTTTATTCACCTTTCTTTTCCATCGCTATTATTATGTAAAGAAAAAGCGTCGCTATACAAGCCACGCTTTTTCTGTTGGTTCATTAACCCATTGATTATCCGCGTAATTCAGCAATACGAGACTGAACAGCTTCGCGTTTTTCAACATAATCCTGCTCTTTTGCACGCTCTTCTTCTACTACTTTAGCAGGAGCTTTTGCAATAAAGCCTTGGTTGTTTAATTTCT
This genomic interval carries:
- a CDS encoding SPOR domain-containing protein; protein product: MFYVGLPQLATGTKTTLTKGGGAVDKQERKISIKINGQSKEEQAPEKDEFTWVLPEPASTDSHVEENKVVFIEDVRNEKKKKPRLHPKNVSIKTVNGGVIKRTAVIVLLAVGIGSGIGMVGVKMMTGSEQPVSKAQTSERTKEEKAAQTASTTESVGKAEKKSEQESKGTSAAASTLEPFSFYIVQAGAFSSKTAANKAMDKWKEENEAGEIFSPKTYSLVVGAATGEEKANALSKTYKQQGKDVYVKSYEIKPTSELGQKDQTVITTAQPFMANLLDQSVKAIEGERVADIKSLKKELTKVQKEASNEDIKTMVSTLQKAAASLSSYEDNKSSKDAWLAQRYVLKALQQYESLVTS
- a CDS encoding prepilin peptidase; translated protein: MSLIYLYAFVSGITLGSFYNVAGLRIPQKKSILSPRSHCPHCLYMLSPQQLIPIVSYIKNAGKCSMCRKKISFIYPFVEFSTGSLFVYAFFRLNMTLELIVILTFVSFLTIIVVSDIAYMIVPNKVLLFFLPIFLLERLFIPLTSWSDSLMGGGIAFFLLFLIAFLSRGGLGEGDIKLYGLIGIVLGVKLVLLSLFLAILIGGTVSIGALLMKKAKVGVPIPFVPFIFIGTIAAYFHGNELIDWYVSNYFY
- a CDS encoding DUF420 domain-containing protein, producing MSKNNEKIVPKSNKNFTGIILTFSVIANVIILLLFFSNIGYQGKVSFDLTIFPRLNAILNSFTFIFLVAALISIFRKNINAHKGFILAAFTSTLLFLVSYLTFHYISTETATFGGEGIVRPIYFFILITHSFLAAIIVPLALFALVWGWTMQVEKHKKIVRWTMPIWLYVSLTGVIVYLFMAPYY
- a CDS encoding bifunctional folylpolyglutamate synthase/dihydrofolate synthase, whose protein sequence is MITTYEEALDWIHNRLRFGIKPGLERMEWMLEQLDFPQQNLNAIHVAGTNGKGSTVSYLRNMLEEAGYKVGTFTSPYIETFNERISVNGQPISNEAMTALVQEIKPVVERLEHTSLGSATEFEVITVMAFLYFGYHESVDYVVFETGLGGRYDSTNVVNPMVSIITSIGFDHMAILGDTVEEIAAEKAGIIKKEVPIITGAEQVKALDVITEEAKSKQASLFVLGKDFDIENYEPVVNGESFTLKTPYDTFEDLKLNMLGYHQVKNAALAVMAVCYLKEKKKLSISNEQMIKGIQHTKWNGRFEIVNEHPLTIIDGAHNAEGIDSLLSTLRLHYEDRNIHLVFSCLNDKSADRMVQELETIAASITFTSFDFPRARAAQELYEMSTHHNRHMDEEWKKAIAYVKEKATGEQDMVVITGSLYFISEVRAFLLK